ttgactgactgactgactggctggcttcATATAGCGTAAATGcgtaaatattcatatataatgtTTCCCTTGTTAAATCATTGTTTCGACTTGTTCCCTTATAGGCTTGTCTTGCTATAGTTGTGACAGGAAAACTTCTCACAGTACTTGTAACGTTGAGGGCGTGGTTCAATGTAATGAAGTTGTAGGTGAAGACGGTTGTTATACTGAGTCGGAACGATATGAACATTTCGGTAAACGGTACACGAAGGTAACTTACAATCACATCAATACTTGATATTGTTAAAAACTATCTCACAATACAAGTATTTATAACCATATTTACACTAATCGCATCAATATAGATATGGATATTGATTAGTCAACACTATTCGAAATCCCCACTGCTACCGTTGTCAGATCCTATTACTGTCACTTCCCACCACTGCTAGCTACCACTGTCAGATCCTGCTACTGTCACTTCCCACCACTGCTAGCTACCGTTGTCAGATCCCATTACTGTCACTTCCCACCACTGCTAGCTACCGTTGTCAGATCCCATTACTGTCACTTCCCACCACTGCTAGCTACCACTGTCAGATCCCACTACTGTCACTTCCCACCACTGCTAGCTACCGTTGTCAGATCCCATTACTGTCACTTCCCACCACTGCTAGCTACCGTTGTCAGATCCCATTACTGTCACTTCCCACCACTGCTAGCTACCACTGTCAGATCCTACTACTGTCACTTCCCACCACTGCTAGCTACCGTTGTCAGATCCCATTACTGTCTCTTCTCACAACTGCTAGCTACCGTTGTCAGATCCCATTACTGTCAC
This is a stretch of genomic DNA from Glandiceps talaboti chromosome 9, keGlaTala1.1, whole genome shotgun sequence. It encodes these proteins:
- the LOC144440483 gene encoding uncharacterized protein LOC144440483 isoform X2, with protein sequence MYHRSCVWILWLALSFTLTVDKSTGLSCYSCDRKTSHSTCNVEGVVQCNEVVGEDGCYTESERYEHFGKRDA